Proteins encoded together in one Cellulomonas gilvus ATCC 13127 window:
- the nuoL gene encoding NADH-quinone oxidoreductase subunit L, with product MHTLISLGGLPAESLEPAAQAVSGGIFAAAPLLVGLPLASAAVLLLLGRRADRWGHWLGVLASAGAFVVGLLTFLRVVSRPAEDRVLDVHLGTWLDTGSLHVDAGLRLDPLSLTFVLLVTFVGTLIHVYSVAYMDHDRDRRRFFAYLNLFVAAMLVLVLADSFLLLFVGWEGVGLASYLLIGFWNHHTPYAVAAKKAFVANRVGDVGLLVAMGLMFAQFGALDFATVLADPGAHASEGTLTAIGLMLLLAACGKSAQFPLQSWLGDAMAGPTPVSALIHAATMVTAGVYLIVRSGGVFEAAPTAQLVVVVVGAITLLFGAIVGCAKDDIKKALAASTMSQIGYMVLAAGLGPIGYAFAIFHLVTHGFFKAGMFLGAGSVMHGMDDQVDMRRFGGLARYMKITWLTFMMGWLAILGVPPFAGFFSKDKIIEAAFVPLDGQEWRAWLFGTVALLGAGITSFYMSRLFFMTFEGERRWSTRKDGSEQHPHESPALMTWPMIILAVGSVGLGLVLAIGDRFVGWLEPVTGHAEHHEPVLPAGVLIGLTLAVVAAGLVIAWRRYAVSTVPVVPPLGTALTRAARVDLYQDAVNDAALVEPGRHLTRSLVYADHAVVDGGAKGLAHTTVGLGSLLRRTQTGYVRTYAATMLGGLVVLLVVVLALQS from the coding sequence GTGCACACCCTGATCTCGCTCGGAGGGCTCCCCGCCGAGTCCCTCGAGCCCGCCGCCCAGGCGGTGTCCGGCGGCATCTTCGCCGCCGCGCCGCTCCTGGTCGGGCTGCCACTCGCATCCGCCGCGGTCCTGCTGCTGCTCGGCCGCCGCGCCGACCGCTGGGGTCACTGGCTGGGCGTCCTGGCCTCCGCCGGTGCGTTCGTCGTCGGGCTGCTGACGTTCCTGCGCGTCGTGAGCCGCCCCGCCGAGGACCGCGTGCTCGACGTGCACCTGGGCACCTGGCTCGACACGGGCTCGCTGCACGTCGACGCGGGGCTCCGGCTGGACCCTCTGTCGCTGACGTTCGTGCTGCTCGTGACGTTCGTCGGCACGCTCATCCACGTGTACTCCGTGGCCTACATGGACCACGACCGGGACCGGCGGCGGTTCTTCGCCTACCTCAACCTGTTCGTCGCGGCGATGCTCGTGCTCGTCCTGGCCGACTCGTTCCTGCTGCTGTTCGTCGGCTGGGAGGGCGTGGGCCTCGCGTCCTACCTGCTGATCGGGTTCTGGAACCACCACACGCCGTACGCGGTCGCGGCCAAGAAGGCGTTCGTCGCGAACCGCGTGGGCGACGTGGGCCTGCTGGTCGCGATGGGGCTGATGTTCGCGCAGTTCGGCGCGCTCGACTTCGCGACCGTGCTCGCGGACCCGGGTGCGCACGCGAGCGAGGGCACGCTCACCGCGATCGGGCTCATGCTGCTCCTGGCGGCGTGCGGCAAGTCGGCGCAGTTCCCGCTGCAGTCCTGGCTCGGTGACGCGATGGCCGGCCCGACGCCGGTCTCGGCGCTCATCCACGCCGCGACCATGGTCACCGCGGGCGTGTACCTGATCGTGCGCTCGGGCGGCGTGTTCGAGGCCGCACCCACCGCGCAGCTCGTCGTGGTGGTCGTCGGCGCGATCACGCTGCTGTTCGGGGCGATCGTGGGCTGCGCGAAGGACGACATCAAGAAGGCGCTCGCCGCGTCGACCATGTCGCAGATCGGCTACATGGTGCTCGCCGCCGGGCTCGGCCCGATCGGCTACGCGTTCGCGATCTTCCACCTGGTCACGCACGGCTTCTTCAAGGCCGGCATGTTCCTGGGCGCCGGCTCGGTGATGCACGGCATGGACGACCAGGTGGACATGCGCCGGTTCGGCGGGCTCGCGCGCTACATGAAGATCACCTGGCTGACGTTCATGATGGGCTGGCTCGCGATCCTGGGCGTGCCGCCGTTCGCCGGGTTCTTCTCCAAGGACAAGATCATCGAGGCCGCGTTCGTGCCGCTCGACGGGCAGGAGTGGCGCGCGTGGCTGTTCGGCACGGTCGCGCTGCTTGGTGCCGGCATCACGTCGTTCTACATGTCGCGGCTCTTCTTCATGACGTTCGAGGGCGAACGTCGCTGGTCGACGCGCAAGGACGGCTCCGAGCAGCACCCGCACGAGTCCCCGGCGCTCATGACCTGGCCGATGATCATCCTCGCGGTCGGCTCGGTCGGCCTCGGCCTGGTGCTCGCGATCGGCGACCGGTTCGTCGGCTGGCTCGAGCCCGTCACGGGGCACGCCGAGCACCACGAGCCCGTGCTCCCCGCGGGCGTCCTCATCGGTCTCACGCTCGCGGTCGTCGCGGCGGGCCTGGTGATCGCGTGGCGCCGCTACGCGGTCTCGACCGTGCCCGTGGTCCCGCCGCTCGGCACCGCGCTGACGCGTGCGGCACGCGTGGACCTGTACCAGGACGCCGTGAACGACGCCGCGCTCGTGGAGCCCGGCCGGCACCTGACGCGGTCGCTGGTCTACGCCGACCACGCGGTCGTCGACGGCGGCGCCAAGGGCCTCGCCCACACCACCGTCGGGCTCGGCAGCCTGCTGCGCCGCACGCAGACCGGCTACGTCCGCACCTACGCCGCGACGATGCTCGGGGGACTCGTGGTCCTCCTCGTCGTCGTGCTGGCCCTGCAGAGCTGA
- a CDS encoding NADH-quinone oxidoreductase subunit M — MSPDFPWLTTLIAWPVLGALLLWCAPRALRPHARVIALGVALVELVLGVLALTAFDTADAGTVQLVETHRWIPAIGASYAVGVDGVGLALILMSVLLVPLVVLAAWREQGSATGSSDALRRYLALAIVLEAFIVAVFAARDVFLFYVLFEAMLIPVYFMIGGFGGAGRRYAAVKFLLFSLAGGLIMLVGVIALYLQGPGGPDGFLTANLVGADLAPTTEKWLFLAFFVAFAIKAPMFPVHTWLPDAAEQAPAGTSTLLVGILDKVGTFGMLTLCLPLFPNASRWAAPVVIVLAVVSILYGALLAIGQKDLMRLIAYTSVSHFGFIVLGIFAFTSTSVAGSSFYMVNHGLSTGALFLVAGFLVARRGSQQIADFGGLQRVVPVIAGLFLVAGLSALSLPGLSTFVSEFMVIVGTFERHTAAAVVATLGVVLAAIYVLWTYQRIFTGPPRDEPADLPDARPTERWAVAPLIAAMLVLGFVPGPALDLVRPPAGVTLEQVGVDDVPALVTEGSDQ, encoded by the coding sequence ATGTCGCCCGACTTCCCCTGGCTGACCACGCTCATCGCGTGGCCGGTGCTCGGCGCGCTGCTGCTGTGGTGCGCGCCGCGCGCGCTGCGCCCGCACGCACGCGTGATCGCGCTCGGTGTCGCGCTCGTCGAGCTCGTGCTCGGCGTGCTCGCGCTGACGGCGTTCGACACCGCCGACGCCGGCACGGTGCAGCTGGTCGAGACGCACCGGTGGATCCCCGCGATCGGCGCCTCCTACGCGGTCGGCGTCGACGGCGTCGGTCTCGCGCTGATCCTCATGTCGGTGCTGCTGGTCCCGCTCGTGGTGCTCGCCGCGTGGCGTGAGCAGGGCTCGGCCACCGGGTCCTCCGACGCGCTGCGTCGGTACCTGGCGCTCGCGATCGTGCTCGAGGCGTTCATCGTCGCGGTGTTCGCCGCGCGGGACGTGTTCCTGTTCTACGTGCTGTTCGAGGCCATGCTCATCCCCGTCTACTTCATGATCGGCGGGTTCGGGGGAGCGGGCCGGCGCTACGCCGCGGTGAAGTTCCTGCTGTTCTCGCTCGCGGGCGGCCTGATCATGCTCGTCGGCGTGATCGCGCTGTACCTGCAGGGCCCCGGCGGCCCGGACGGCTTCCTCACGGCGAACCTCGTGGGCGCGGACCTGGCGCCCACCACCGAGAAGTGGCTGTTCCTGGCGTTCTTCGTCGCGTTCGCGATCAAGGCGCCCATGTTCCCGGTGCACACGTGGCTCCCCGACGCCGCGGAGCAGGCTCCCGCGGGCACCTCCACGCTGCTGGTCGGCATCCTCGACAAGGTCGGCACGTTCGGCATGCTCACGCTGTGCCTGCCGCTGTTCCCGAACGCGTCGCGGTGGGCGGCTCCCGTGGTCATCGTGCTCGCGGTGGTCTCGATCCTGTACGGCGCCCTCCTGGCCATCGGCCAGAAGGACCTGATGCGGCTCATCGCCTACACGTCGGTGTCGCACTTCGGCTTCATCGTGCTGGGCATCTTCGCGTTCACGTCCACGTCGGTCGCGGGCTCGTCGTTCTACATGGTCAACCACGGCCTCTCCACCGGGGCGCTGTTCCTGGTGGCCGGGTTCCTGGTGGCGCGGCGCGGATCGCAGCAGATCGCCGACTTCGGCGGGCTGCAGCGCGTGGTGCCGGTGATCGCGGGGCTGTTCCTGGTCGCGGGTCTGTCGGCGCTGTCGCTGCCCGGCCTGTCGACGTTCGTCTCCGAGTTCATGGTCATCGTCGGGACGTTCGAGCGGCACACGGCCGCGGCCGTCGTCGCGACGCTCGGCGTGGTGCTCGCGGCGATCTACGTGCTGTGGACCTACCAGCGGATCTTCACGGGTCCGCCGCGCGACGAGCCGGCCGACCTGCCCGACGCGCGACCCACCGAGCGCTGGGCGGTCGCGCCGCTGATCGCCGCGATGCTCGTCCTCGGGTTCGTCCCCGGGCCCGCGCTCGACCTCGTCCGACCGCCCGCGGGCGTCACGCTCGAGCAGGTGGGCGTCGACGACGTGCCCGCGCTCGTCACCGAAGGGAGCGACCAGTGA
- the nuoN gene encoding NADH-quinone oxidoreductase subunit NuoN encodes MSFTAPEIAWGALTPVVVMLGAAVLGVLVEAFVPERARRGTQLVLAFAAPVGAIIAVAALWSGVAEDGGTDVLGGSLVVDGPTLVLQGVIAVLTLLSVLVIADRTATGEDAFAPTAASVPGSDYEEVARRRGLTQTEVYPLVLFAAGGMLIFPATADLLTLFVALEVLSLPLYLLTGMARRRRLLSQEASLKYFLLGAFASALMIFGVALVYGYSGSLRFSEIAQATATPSGLDSLLLVGTVLVLAGLLFKVGAVPFHMWTPDVYQGAPTPITGFMAACTKVAAFGALLRFYYTVVPGLQWDLDAVMWTVAIATMVVGTVVALVQTDIKRVLAYSSIAHAGFVLTGIVALEGSGISAVLFYLLVYGVATVGAFGVVWLVRERSGADDDDPRTSVLGEATHLSQWAGLGRTHPGLAAVFALFLLSFAGIPLTAGFIGKFAVFSAAVDGGAWPLALVGVLSSAAAAFFYVRIIVLMYFTDPAEAPAVTAADDEAAGASPAEPVSPVEEIDVAVAPDGSAVATLVAVPAPTTTTTVVPSEGLAVVAIGVCAILTVVLGVFPTPVLDLIGDVAQFLP; translated from the coding sequence GTGAGCTTCACGGCACCCGAGATCGCCTGGGGCGCGCTGACCCCCGTCGTCGTCATGCTCGGCGCCGCGGTGCTCGGCGTCCTGGTCGAGGCGTTCGTGCCCGAGCGGGCGCGGCGCGGCACGCAGCTGGTGCTCGCGTTCGCTGCGCCCGTCGGTGCGATCATCGCGGTCGCGGCACTGTGGTCCGGCGTCGCCGAGGACGGTGGCACCGACGTGCTGGGCGGCTCGCTCGTCGTCGACGGCCCGACGCTCGTGCTGCAGGGCGTGATCGCGGTGCTGACGCTCCTGTCCGTGCTGGTCATCGCCGACCGCACCGCGACGGGGGAGGACGCGTTCGCGCCCACGGCCGCCTCGGTCCCCGGCTCGGACTACGAGGAGGTCGCGCGCCGCCGCGGGCTCACGCAGACGGAGGTCTACCCGCTGGTGCTGTTCGCCGCGGGCGGCATGCTCATCTTCCCGGCGACCGCGGACCTGCTCACGCTGTTCGTCGCGCTCGAGGTGCTCTCGCTGCCGCTGTACCTGCTCACGGGCATGGCGCGGCGCAGGCGGCTCCTGTCGCAGGAGGCCTCGCTCAAGTACTTCCTGCTCGGGGCGTTCGCCTCGGCGCTCATGATCTTCGGGGTCGCGCTCGTCTACGGGTACAGCGGGTCGCTGCGCTTCTCGGAGATCGCGCAGGCCACGGCCACGCCGTCGGGCCTGGACTCGCTGCTGCTGGTCGGCACGGTCCTGGTGCTCGCGGGTCTGCTGTTCAAGGTCGGCGCGGTCCCGTTCCACATGTGGACGCCCGACGTCTACCAGGGCGCGCCGACCCCCATCACGGGGTTCATGGCCGCGTGCACCAAGGTCGCGGCGTTCGGCGCGCTGCTGCGCTTCTACTACACCGTCGTCCCGGGCCTGCAGTGGGACCTCGACGCGGTCATGTGGACCGTCGCGATCGCGACCATGGTGGTCGGCACGGTCGTCGCGCTCGTCCAGACGGACATCAAGCGCGTGCTCGCGTACTCCTCGATCGCGCACGCGGGGTTCGTGCTCACGGGCATCGTCGCGCTCGAGGGCTCGGGCATCAGCGCCGTGCTGTTCTACCTGCTGGTCTACGGCGTGGCGACGGTCGGCGCGTTCGGCGTCGTGTGGCTCGTCCGCGAGCGTTCGGGCGCCGACGACGACGACCCGCGCACGTCGGTGCTGGGGGAGGCGACGCACCTGTCGCAGTGGGCCGGGCTGGGCCGTACCCACCCCGGGCTCGCCGCGGTCTTCGCGCTGTTCCTGCTGTCCTTCGCGGGCATCCCGCTCACCGCGGGGTTCATCGGCAAGTTCGCGGTGTTCTCCGCAGCCGTCGACGGCGGCGCGTGGCCGCTCGCGCTCGTCGGCGTGCTGAGCTCGGCCGCGGCCGCGTTCTTCTACGTGCGCATCATCGTCCTGATGTACTTCACGGACCCGGCCGAGGCGCCCGCGGTGACGGCGGCCGACGACGAGGCGGCCGGCGCGTCGCCGGCCGAGCCGGTCTCGCCGGTCGAGGAGATCGACGTGGCGGTCGCACCCGACGGCTCGGCGGTCGCGACGCTCGTCGCGGTGCCCGCGCCGACCACCACGACGACGGTCGTCCCGTCCGAGGGGCTCGCGGTCGTCGCGATCGGCGTGTGCGCGATCCTCACGGTCGTCCTCGGCGTGTTCCCCACGCCGGTGCTCGACCTCATCGGCGACGTCGCGCAGTTCCTGCCGTGA
- a CDS encoding polyprenyl synthetase family protein, translated as MTSTAAIPLADHALSERLTARLSLVEEALRDAVAHADALADDASRHLVNAGGKRLRPMLALLVAELGDGARREVIDAAVVVELTHLATLYHDDVMDSAPLRRGAPSAHEVWGNSVAILTGDLLFARASTTVAGLGPEAVRIQARTFERLCLGQLHETVGPQPGDDAVEHYLQVLADKTASLIATSARLGAMFAGCPPRTVDVVTAFGERIGVAFQLADDVIDLTSDGSLTGKTTGTDLREHVPTMPTLLLRARCAGPDATPADHALLARLDGDLSSDADLADVVAELRAHVVVEQTRARAVDLARTAVAELAPLPDGPVKDALVSFADALVDRAT; from the coding sequence GTGACTTCGACCGCGGCCATCCCCCTGGCCGACCACGCCCTCTCCGAGCGGCTGACCGCGCGCCTGTCCCTCGTGGAGGAGGCGCTGCGCGACGCCGTGGCCCACGCGGACGCGCTCGCCGACGACGCGTCGCGGCACCTCGTGAACGCGGGCGGCAAGCGACTGCGCCCGATGCTCGCGCTGCTCGTCGCCGAGCTGGGCGACGGAGCCCGGCGTGAGGTGATCGACGCCGCGGTGGTGGTCGAGCTGACCCACCTGGCGACGCTCTACCACGACGACGTGATGGACTCGGCGCCGCTGCGCCGCGGTGCGCCCTCGGCGCACGAGGTGTGGGGCAACTCGGTCGCGATCCTCACGGGCGACCTGCTGTTCGCGCGGGCGTCCACCACCGTGGCCGGTCTCGGCCCCGAGGCGGTGCGGATCCAGGCCCGGACGTTCGAGCGCCTGTGCCTGGGCCAGCTGCACGAGACGGTGGGCCCGCAGCCCGGCGACGACGCCGTGGAGCACTACCTCCAGGTGCTCGCGGACAAGACCGCGTCCCTGATCGCGACGTCCGCGCGCCTCGGTGCGATGTTCGCCGGCTGCCCGCCCCGCACGGTCGACGTCGTGACGGCGTTCGGCGAGCGCATCGGCGTGGCGTTCCAGCTCGCCGACGACGTCATCGACCTGACCTCGGACGGTTCGCTCACCGGCAAGACCACGGGCACGGACCTGCGCGAGCACGTGCCGACGATGCCCACGCTGCTGCTGCGCGCGCGCTGCGCCGGCCCGGACGCGACCCCCGCGGACCACGCGCTGCTCGCGCGGCTCGACGGGGACCTGTCCTCGGACGCGGACCTGGCGGACGTGGTCGCCGAGCTGCGCGCGCACGTCGTCGTCGAGCAGACCCGCGCGCGCGCCGTGGACCTGGCGCGCACCGCGGTCGCCGAGCTCGCGCCGCTGCCGGACGGCCCGGTCAAGGATGCGCTCGTGTCGTTCGCCGACGCGCTGGTCGACCGCGCGACCTGA